A single window of Brevundimonas vitisensis DNA harbors:
- a CDS encoding cation transporter: MSQPILNEPSAGCGCGAAVKFDGATPAYRRILWSVIAINALAFVALAGGAWLQGSAALGANALDFLADSATYAISLWAIGRSTRIRAGAALLKGASLGLLAAFILGFAIWRAVSGAPPEGAVISGLGLLGFVANGIAALLLVRHRDGDANVRSVWLCTRNDLIESLVVAAAGGLVWITASRWPDLIAGVILALVFLQSAWAIVRQSRDELRQGS, from the coding sequence GTGAGCCAGCCGATCCTGAATGAGCCTTCCGCCGGCTGCGGATGCGGCGCCGCCGTCAAGTTTGACGGCGCCACGCCCGCCTATCGCCGCATCCTTTGGTCGGTGATCGCCATCAACGCCCTCGCGTTCGTGGCGTTGGCCGGGGGCGCCTGGCTGCAAGGTTCGGCGGCGCTGGGGGCGAACGCTCTGGATTTCTTGGCCGACAGCGCGACCTACGCGATCAGCCTATGGGCTATCGGTCGCTCGACGCGGATCAGGGCGGGCGCGGCCCTGCTGAAGGGCGCGAGCCTCGGGCTGCTCGCCGCCTTCATCCTGGGCTTCGCGATCTGGCGCGCCGTGTCGGGGGCGCCGCCGGAGGGGGCCGTCATCTCAGGGCTGGGACTGCTCGGCTTCGTCGCCAACGGCATCGCCGCCCTGCTGCTGGTTCGCCACCGTGACGGCGACGCCAATGTCCGGTCCGTCTGGCTCTGCACCCGCAACGATCTCATCGAGAGCCTGGTCGTCGCGGCGGCAGGCGGTTTGGTGTGGATCACCGCTTCGCGCTGGCCCGACCTGATCGCGGGCGTTATCCTGGCCTTGGTCTTCCTTCAGTCGGCCTGGGCGATCGTTCGCCAGTCGCGCGACGAGTTGAGGCAGGGTTCATGA
- a CDS encoding efflux RND transporter permease subunit, producing the protein MFSAIIAASVRFRWFVILAVSLVAALGLFELTKLPIDAVPDITNRQVQITTVAPALAPEQIERQVTYPLETALAGIPGLTSTRSLSRNGFSQITAIFTDQTDIYFARQQVAERLAAASEGLPEGVEPGLSPITTGLGEVLMWTVDYVPFNTENLSRPGQPGWQAGGVYLTPEGERLTTPEQRATYLRTVQDWIIAPQMRTTAGLAGVDTVGGYVKEYAVRPDAARLSAYGLGLGDLVQAVERANTQAGAGYIQRAGEALVVRTDALALTIDDLAQAPVVNRGGLVVRVADVATVEIGQAPRLGGASRDGHEAVLGTALMIAGGNSRTVAQAAAERLAVVDDSLPPGIVALPVLNRSELVNSTISTVARNLTEGALLVIVVLFLLLGNIRAATITALMIPLSFLFAVIGMNRFGISGNLMSLGALDFGLMVDGAVVVIENTLLMLTQRRAQLGRMLTRHERLDVAVQSARQMVKPAAFGQLIILLVFAPLLLLEGVEGKTFQPMGATVMLALVGAFIFSFTFVPAMTALLVRDPKSVHVGADGQVAEHETWLLRFARRFLQPAIQVAVSRPKIVLISAVAALAVGLASFMALGREFIPTLDEGDIAMQALRVPSASLEQSLTMQMALERAIKAQPEVETMFSRTGTAEAAVDPMPPNISDSVIVLKDRKDWPDPDLEKEELIERIEGVAAQQIGNNFEFSQPIELRFNELISGVRTDLAVMVYGDDFDTLQRVADQVATALRETTGSADVRVEQASGLPTLTVSVDRTAAASYGLSAADVSEAVSAGVGGAEAGRIFEGDRRFDVVVRLPDDARNDPAALAALPIVSDTGVIVPLSSVARIQTAEGPNQISRENGSRRMVVQANVRGRDLGGFVTEAQSQVAEIALPAGVYLDWGGQFENLKRAEQRFGLVIPIVFVLIGVLLFLALGSFAEAGLVFACVPLALVGGALALLLRGMPFSVSAAVGFIAVSGVATLNGLVLMQAIRERLTAGLTPNQAAIEGASSRLRAVLTTALVAIVGFIPMALAHGAGAEVQKPLATVVIGGLLTATILTLLVLPTFAARAVKHRTSEGMDD; encoded by the coding sequence ATGTTCAGCGCAATCATCGCGGCATCCGTCCGCTTCCGTTGGTTCGTCATCCTAGCCGTCAGCCTCGTGGCGGCCCTGGGTCTGTTCGAACTGACCAAGCTGCCCATCGACGCCGTTCCCGACATCACCAACAGACAGGTTCAGATCACCACGGTCGCCCCCGCCCTGGCGCCCGAGCAGATCGAGCGGCAGGTCACCTATCCGCTGGAAACTGCCCTCGCGGGCATCCCCGGCCTGACCAGCACGCGGTCACTGTCACGCAACGGCTTCAGTCAGATCACCGCGATCTTCACGGACCAGACCGACATCTATTTCGCGCGTCAGCAGGTCGCCGAACGGCTCGCCGCCGCGTCGGAGGGCCTTCCTGAAGGCGTGGAGCCGGGGCTGTCGCCGATCACCACCGGCCTCGGCGAAGTGCTGATGTGGACGGTCGATTACGTCCCCTTCAACACCGAGAACCTTTCCAGACCCGGCCAGCCCGGCTGGCAGGCCGGCGGCGTCTACCTGACACCGGAGGGTGAGCGACTGACGACGCCAGAGCAGCGCGCGACCTATCTGCGGACGGTCCAGGACTGGATCATCGCGCCGCAGATGCGCACGACCGCTGGCCTAGCTGGCGTCGATACCGTTGGTGGCTACGTCAAGGAGTATGCCGTCAGGCCCGACGCCGCGCGGTTGTCCGCTTATGGTCTGGGCCTCGGCGACCTGGTCCAGGCGGTCGAACGCGCCAATACGCAGGCCGGCGCCGGCTACATCCAGCGCGCGGGCGAGGCCCTGGTCGTCCGCACCGACGCTCTGGCGCTGACCATCGACGATCTGGCCCAAGCCCCCGTGGTCAATCGCGGCGGCCTGGTCGTCCGGGTCGCCGACGTCGCCACAGTCGAGATCGGTCAGGCCCCACGCCTGGGCGGCGCCAGCCGTGACGGGCATGAGGCGGTGCTCGGCACAGCCCTGATGATCGCCGGCGGCAACAGCCGCACGGTGGCCCAGGCGGCGGCCGAGCGGCTGGCGGTGGTGGACGACAGCCTGCCTCCTGGCATCGTCGCCCTGCCGGTTCTGAACCGCAGCGAGCTGGTCAACTCGACCATCTCGACCGTCGCTCGGAACCTGACCGAGGGTGCGCTGCTGGTCATCGTCGTTCTGTTCCTGCTGCTGGGCAACATCCGCGCCGCCACCATCACGGCCCTGATGATCCCGCTGTCCTTCCTGTTCGCCGTCATCGGCATGAACAGGTTCGGCATCAGCGGAAATCTGATGAGCCTGGGTGCGCTGGACTTCGGTCTGATGGTCGATGGCGCGGTCGTGGTGATCGAGAATACCCTGCTGATGCTGACCCAACGACGGGCTCAACTGGGGCGGATGCTGACCCGACATGAGCGCCTGGACGTGGCGGTTCAGTCCGCGCGCCAGATGGTGAAGCCGGCCGCCTTCGGCCAGTTGATCATCCTCTTGGTCTTCGCACCGCTGCTGCTGCTCGAAGGGGTCGAGGGCAAGACGTTCCAGCCGATGGGCGCGACCGTCATGCTTGCCCTCGTCGGAGCCTTCATCTTCTCCTTCACCTTCGTGCCTGCCATGACCGCCCTGCTTGTGCGCGATCCCAAGTCCGTTCACGTCGGCGCCGACGGTCAGGTCGCGGAGCACGAGACCTGGCTTCTCCGCTTCGCCCGGCGCTTCCTTCAGCCGGCGATCCAGGTGGCGGTGTCACGGCCGAAGATCGTGCTGATCTCCGCTGTCGCGGCCCTCGCGGTCGGGCTCGCATCCTTCATGGCGCTGGGACGGGAGTTCATCCCGACCCTGGACGAAGGCGACATCGCCATGCAGGCGTTGCGCGTCCCATCCGCCTCCTTGGAGCAATCCCTGACGATGCAGATGGCGTTGGAGCGCGCCATCAAGGCCCAGCCGGAGGTGGAGACCATGTTCTCGCGCACCGGCACGGCCGAGGCCGCCGTCGACCCCATGCCGCCCAACATCTCCGACAGCGTCATCGTGCTCAAGGACCGCAAGGATTGGCCCGATCCGGACCTGGAGAAGGAAGAACTGATCGAACGGATCGAAGGCGTGGCCGCCCAGCAGATCGGCAACAATTTCGAATTCAGCCAGCCGATCGAATTGCGGTTCAACGAACTGATCTCCGGCGTGCGCACAGACCTCGCGGTCATGGTCTATGGCGACGACTTCGACACCCTCCAGCGGGTCGCGGATCAGGTCGCGACCGCGCTTCGGGAGACGACCGGATCGGCCGACGTTCGGGTCGAGCAGGCGTCCGGCCTGCCCACCCTGACCGTCAGCGTGGATCGGACCGCCGCCGCCAGCTACGGCCTTTCGGCGGCAGACGTCAGCGAAGCGGTCTCGGCCGGCGTCGGCGGCGCCGAGGCCGGACGCATCTTCGAGGGGGACCGGCGGTTCGATGTGGTCGTCCGTCTGCCCGACGACGCCCGCAACGACCCGGCGGCCTTGGCGGCGCTTCCCATCGTGTCCGACACCGGCGTGATCGTGCCCTTGTCTTCGGTCGCGCGGATTCAGACGGCGGAGGGGCCGAACCAGATCAGCCGCGAGAACGGCAGCCGCCGTATGGTGGTCCAGGCCAATGTGCGCGGGCGTGACCTGGGCGGCTTCGTCACCGAGGCCCAAAGCCAAGTCGCAGAGATCGCCCTGCCGGCCGGGGTCTATCTCGATTGGGGTGGGCAGTTCGAGAACCTGAAGCGAGCCGAGCAACGCTTCGGCCTCGTCATTCCGATCGTGTTCGTCCTGATCGGAGTGCTGCTGTTCCTGGCGTTGGGATCGTTCGCGGAGGCCGGTCTGGTCTTCGCCTGCGTCCCTCTGGCTTTGGTGGGCGGAGCCCTGGCGCTGCTGCTGCGCGGGATGCCGTTTTCGGTCTCTGCGGCGGTCGGCTTCATCGCTGTTTCGGGCGTGGCGACCTTGAACGGCCTCGTCCTGATGCAGGCCATTCGAGAGCGGCTGACGGCCGGGCTGACGCCCAACCAAGCCGCCATCGAAGGCGCGTCCAGCCGCCTGCGAGCCGTTCTGACGACGGCGCTCGTCGCCATCGTCGGCTTCATCCCGATGGCGCTGGCCCACGGCGCCGGCGCCGAGGTGCAGAAGCCGTTGGCGACGGTGGTGATCGGCGGTCTGCTGACCGCGACCATCCTGACCCTGCTCGTCCTGCCGACCTTCGCGGCCAGGGCGGTCAAACACCGGACGTCGGAAGGAATGGACGATTGA
- a CDS encoding MerR family transcriptional regulator yields the protein MASTSLSTRSIGRLAALTGVKVPTIRFYEQIGIMPAPERTASDRRVYDDAALRRLSFVRHARDLGFDLDSIRSLLDLADEPERPCGEANAIADRHLAVVTGKIARLKALQAELSRMTAECAGGRVSACKVIEVLHDHDRCGADHGGTRSEF from the coding sequence ATGGCCTCCACCTCCCTGTCCACGCGAAGCATCGGGAGATTAGCCGCGCTCACGGGCGTGAAGGTCCCCACCATCCGCTTCTACGAGCAGATCGGGATCATGCCCGCCCCGGAGCGGACCGCGAGCGATCGCCGCGTGTACGACGACGCGGCACTGCGCCGGCTGTCGTTTGTCCGCCACGCCCGTGACCTGGGCTTCGACCTGGACTCGATCCGCTCGCTGCTGGACCTAGCCGATGAACCGGAGCGGCCGTGCGGCGAGGCCAACGCAATCGCCGACCGCCACCTCGCGGTGGTCACGGGAAAAATCGCTCGATTGAAGGCCCTTCAGGCCGAACTCTCCCGGATGACGGCCGAGTGCGCCGGTGGGCGCGTCTCGGCCTGCAAGGTGATCGAGGTCCTACATGATCACGACCGCTGTGGCGCCGATCACGGCGGCACGAGGTCGGAGTTCTAA
- a CDS encoding NAD(P)/FAD-dependent oxidoreductase, whose amino-acid sequence MTAHLVADATTRPVRGNKIAVVGSGIAGLTCAWLLSKSHDVTLYEADDRIGGHSNTVEAPTPSAPVAVDTGFIVYNEGNYPNLTALFEHLNVPTKPAHMSFAVSIDEGAFEYSSHGLTALFAQKRNYASPKFWGMIGDLLRFQKEAPRDLASLERSGESLDAYLTRKGFGALFREAHLLPQAAAIWSCTMDQMTDYPAASFVKFYMNHNLLKLDLKPTWRTVDGGSREYVSRLVADFDGTVVTRAGITGVVRGRDGAALRFSDERVERFDAVVLATHSDQALRLLEAPTAEERRLLGAITYRPNRVLLHRDTSLMPKRRRAWASWTHMGYSERAGEGGVTYWMNELQGLEGPPLFVSLNPAREPDPDLVLGQWDYEHPVFDIAAVAAQKELWSLQGRRNVWFAGAWFGSGFHEDGAQAGLAVAEQLGGMRRPWSVANESGRIHVAPAPHALTSNDLLGAVA is encoded by the coding sequence ATGACCGCCCACCTCGTCGCCGATGCCACGACGCGTCCCGTCCGCGGCAACAAGATCGCTGTCGTTGGCTCCGGTATCGCAGGCCTGACCTGCGCCTGGCTTTTGTCAAAGTCGCACGACGTGACCCTCTATGAGGCGGACGATCGGATCGGCGGTCACTCCAATACCGTCGAGGCACCTACCCCCAGCGCCCCGGTCGCCGTGGACACCGGCTTCATTGTTTACAATGAAGGAAACTATCCCAATCTCACGGCCTTGTTCGAACATCTGAATGTACCGACCAAGCCAGCGCATATGTCCTTCGCCGTCTCTATCGACGAGGGGGCTTTCGAATATTCCAGCCATGGCCTCACGGCCCTGTTCGCCCAGAAGCGCAACTACGCCAGCCCTAAGTTCTGGGGCATGATCGGCGATCTGCTTCGCTTTCAGAAAGAAGCGCCCCGCGATCTGGCGTCCCTGGAACGCTCGGGAGAATCTCTGGACGCCTATCTGACCCGCAAGGGCTTCGGGGCCCTGTTCCGCGAGGCGCACCTGCTGCCCCAGGCGGCGGCGATCTGGTCGTGCACCATGGATCAGATGACGGATTACCCTGCGGCGTCGTTCGTCAAATTCTACATGAACCACAATCTTTTGAAGCTGGATCTTAAGCCGACGTGGCGGACCGTCGACGGCGGAAGCCGCGAATATGTCAGCCGTCTGGTCGCCGATTTCGACGGCACTGTGGTCACACGGGCCGGCATAACGGGTGTGGTGCGCGGCCGTGACGGGGCAGCCTTGCGGTTCAGCGACGAGCGGGTCGAACGGTTCGATGCCGTCGTCCTGGCCACCCATTCCGATCAGGCCTTGCGGTTGCTGGAAGCACCGACTGCCGAGGAGCGTCGCCTGCTGGGGGCCATCACCTATCGTCCCAACCGCGTTCTGCTACACCGCGATACCAGCCTGATGCCGAAGCGCCGCAGGGCGTGGGCATCCTGGACTCATATGGGCTATTCCGAACGTGCGGGCGAAGGCGGCGTCACCTACTGGATGAACGAGCTTCAGGGTCTGGAAGGACCGCCCCTGTTCGTCAGCCTGAACCCGGCGCGCGAGCCAGACCCTGATCTGGTCCTGGGCCAGTGGGACTATGAGCATCCGGTTTTCGACATCGCAGCCGTTGCAGCACAAAAGGAGCTTTGGAGCCTGCAGGGGCGCCGCAACGTCTGGTTTGCAGGAGCGTGGTTCGGGTCCGGTTTCCACGAAGACGGAGCCCAGGCGGGTCTCGCCGTTGCCGAGCAGCTGGGCGGGATGCGCCGCCCCTGGTCGGTCGCGAACGAAAGCGGCCGCATCCATGTGGCCCCCGCGCCCCATGCCCTGACCTCCAACGATCTCCTTGGCGCGGTGGCGTGA
- a CDS encoding DUF1365 domain-containing protein codes for MKADASALYVGQVVHQRVQTVDHRLSYRVFMLLLDLDEIPAVQSRLRLLSRGRFGLLGWRARDFGDRSETPLRTQIETHLADAGIDLDGGAIRLLTMPRILGYGFNPISVYFCYRPDGALAALLYEVSNTFGQRHTYLIAQPDPAAGPVRQTADKVFFVSPFMDLGLTYDFTVRPPAEAVSVVVAVRRGDTPILTASFAGTRRPLTDAQLLRAFVTHPLLTWKVTFGIHWEALKIMLKGARYRHPPALPPRPITLGRTRT; via the coding sequence GTGAAAGCTGACGCGTCAGCCCTCTACGTCGGCCAGGTCGTCCATCAGCGCGTGCAGACGGTGGACCACCGGCTGTCGTATCGCGTCTTCATGCTGCTGCTGGACCTCGACGAGATTCCCGCCGTTCAGTCGCGATTGCGTCTGCTGAGCCGGGGCCGTTTCGGACTGCTCGGCTGGCGCGCCCGCGATTTCGGCGACCGCTCGGAAACGCCGCTGCGCACTCAGATCGAAACTCATCTGGCCGACGCCGGCATTGATTTGGACGGCGGAGCAATCCGACTGCTGACCATGCCGCGCATCCTCGGCTATGGCTTCAACCCGATCAGTGTCTATTTCTGCTATCGGCCGGACGGCGCTCTCGCGGCGCTGCTGTATGAGGTCAGCAACACCTTCGGCCAGCGTCATACCTATCTGATTGCCCAGCCCGATCCCGCCGCCGGTCCGGTACGCCAGACAGCAGACAAGGTGTTCTTCGTCTCACCCTTCATGGACCTGGGGCTGACGTATGACTTCACGGTCCGCCCACCGGCAGAGGCTGTGTCGGTGGTGGTGGCCGTCCGCCGAGGCGACACCCCGATCCTGACGGCCAGTTTTGCCGGGACCCGCCGTCCACTGACCGACGCCCAGCTCCTGCGCGCCTTCGTCACCCATCCGCTGCTGACCTGGAAGGTGACTTTCGGCATCCACTGGGAGGCGTTGAAGATCATGCTGAAGGGCGCGCGTTACCGCCACCCTCCCGCCCTGCCCCCGCGCCCGATCACACTGGGCCGGACGCGAACCTGA
- a CDS encoding cation transporter produces the protein MNALNAQDQRQRRTLLLVLVLNFGLFLALGVAGWLADSSALLANAADNASDSAVYLISFLAVGRAPRWKKTAATMSGVLLLLFAIGVLADVGRRWLMGTEPIGPTMMVMALAAALVNLWCLKLLQKVDSDDVNMRAAETFSFNDFVSNGGILVAGGLVLWLGQAWPDLIVGALVAIVAAKGAFEILSDVRDQPS, from the coding sequence TTGAACGCCCTGAATGCTCAAGACCAGCGGCAGCGCCGGACGCTGCTGCTGGTCCTCGTCCTGAACTTCGGGCTGTTCCTGGCGCTGGGGGTGGCGGGCTGGCTGGCCGACTCCAGCGCCTTGCTGGCGAACGCGGCCGACAACGCTTCGGACAGCGCGGTCTATCTGATCAGCTTCCTGGCCGTGGGCCGCGCCCCGCGATGGAAAAAGACGGCCGCCACGATGTCCGGGGTTCTCCTGCTGCTGTTCGCGATCGGGGTTCTGGCGGACGTTGGCCGTCGATGGCTGATGGGGACGGAGCCCATCGGGCCGACCATGATGGTCATGGCCCTCGCTGCGGCCCTCGTGAACCTCTGGTGCCTGAAGCTGCTGCAAAAGGTGGACAGCGACGACGTCAACATGCGCGCCGCCGAAACCTTCAGCTTCAACGACTTCGTGTCCAACGGCGGCATCCTGGTCGCCGGCGGCTTGGTCCTCTGGCTCGGTCAGGCTTGGCCGGACCTGATCGTCGGCGCCTTGGTTGCGATCGTGGCGGCCAAAGGAGCGTTTGAGATATTGAGCGACGTCAGAGATCAGCCTTCCTGA
- a CDS encoding TolC family protein codes for MPPLKFCRSRLAIGCAVVAMATVAIGPAWADPVPSYEELLARIGLTPGALEADALVDAAEARVRQAGVRPNPELSLEAENAFGSGPFSGYGNAETTLSVSQDLELWGRRSARVGVAQAEGRTSLLRRDLATLDAAGRLALAYAEAEAAERRLQLAQEALDLTIADARALMILVEEGREPLFRGIQAQSQAAAARAALDEAQAERDAAFARLTAVAMLPNPVTSIGASLLDREPPAAIPTSSTSPEVRVAEAERAAAESRIEVERVRARPNVRVSVGVRRYEAEDATALTFGVSMPLPLFDRNRGNYDAAQAEFRAADARVMAATQTAQADLAGAEARLRSANSRVWATDGGVTAAEEAYRLSRIGFEAGRISQLELSSSRAALIAARNAAVDARLARVRAEVDLARLQGRFPFGSSK; via the coding sequence ATGCCACCCCTCAAATTTTGCCGCTCGCGTCTCGCGATCGGTTGCGCCGTGGTCGCGATGGCGACCGTCGCGATCGGCCCTGCCTGGGCCGACCCCGTGCCGTCATATGAAGAACTGCTCGCACGCATCGGCCTGACGCCCGGCGCGCTCGAAGCCGACGCCCTGGTCGATGCGGCCGAAGCCCGCGTTCGTCAGGCGGGCGTCCGGCCTAACCCGGAACTGAGCCTTGAAGCCGAGAACGCGTTCGGGAGCGGCCCCTTCTCCGGCTACGGCAACGCCGAGACCACCCTGTCGGTCAGCCAAGACCTGGAACTCTGGGGCCGGCGAAGCGCCAGGGTAGGCGTCGCCCAGGCGGAGGGTAGAACGTCGCTGCTGCGGCGCGACCTCGCCACGCTGGACGCGGCAGGCAGACTGGCGCTCGCCTATGCCGAAGCCGAGGCGGCCGAGCGGCGACTTCAGTTGGCGCAGGAAGCGCTCGACCTGACGATCGCCGACGCGCGGGCGCTGATGATCCTGGTCGAGGAGGGCCGCGAGCCGCTGTTTCGTGGCATCCAGGCCCAGAGCCAAGCGGCGGCGGCGAGAGCCGCGCTCGACGAGGCCCAGGCCGAACGCGACGCCGCCTTCGCGAGGTTGACCGCCGTGGCGATGCTGCCGAACCCGGTGACCTCCATCGGAGCCAGTCTGCTGGACCGAGAGCCGCCCGCCGCAATTCCGACTTCTTCGACGTCGCCCGAAGTGCGGGTGGCCGAGGCCGAACGCGCCGCCGCCGAGAGCCGGATCGAAGTTGAGCGGGTGCGCGCAAGGCCGAACGTTCGCGTCTCGGTCGGCGTGCGTCGTTACGAGGCCGAAGACGCGACCGCCCTGACGTTCGGGGTCAGTATGCCGCTGCCGCTGTTCGACCGGAACCGAGGCAACTATGACGCCGCCCAGGCCGAGTTTCGGGCCGCCGACGCCCGCGTTATGGCTGCGACACAGACCGCGCAGGCCGATCTCGCCGGGGCTGAGGCTCGATTGCGATCCGCCAACAGCCGTGTCTGGGCGACCGACGGCGGCGTGACGGCAGCAGAGGAGGCGTATCGCCTCTCCCGGATTGGCTTTGAGGCCGGACGCATCTCGCAACTCGAACTCAGTTCATCCCGAGCCGCGCTGATCGCGGCCCGCAACGCCGCCGTTGACGCCCGCCTCGCGCGGGTCCGGGCGGAAGTCGATCTCGCGCGCCTGCAAGGCCGTTTCCCGTTTGGATCATCGAAATGA
- a CDS encoding ArsR/SmtB family transcription factor, whose protein sequence is MDMAVVMMGFSALSTVSRVEILRLLAKEAPPEGMKSGDIAKRLGVAQNTLSTQLMMLSHARLVQYQRDGRSILYRVDQENLQALSDFLLKECGGLPRARPTRKAA, encoded by the coding sequence ATGGATATGGCAGTCGTGATGATGGGCTTCTCGGCCCTTTCGACCGTGTCGCGGGTAGAGATTCTTCGGCTTCTCGCCAAAGAGGCGCCGCCGGAGGGCATGAAGTCCGGCGACATTGCGAAACGGCTGGGGGTCGCGCAGAACACCCTCTCTACCCAGTTGATGATGCTGTCCCATGCCCGATTGGTTCAGTATCAGCGGGACGGCCGGTCCATCCTCTATCGCGTGGACCAGGAGAACCTTCAGGCGTTGTCGGACTTCCTTTTGAAGGAATGCGGTGGCCTGCCGCGCGCCCGACCGACGCGCAAAGCCGCCTAG
- a CDS encoding efflux RND transporter periplasmic adaptor subunit — translation MAGVAAVVVIGGAGLYAMSRSPAEAPDASAEGEHAEGEEGHAEEGAAEEGVVLLTEAQIAAANISVVAVTGGGGSETRLSGRVEPMVDARAAVAASVGGRVERVLVAPGQSVRAGQPLAVLVSGDAAALRAEADAANASADAARRAYERDRNLEEAGVVARQEVETSRAQSLSSDAAARAARARVSAAGSPNASGRLSVVSPISGVVTSVQVGPGGFAAQGGVIAEVTNPARVEIIFAAPPALAAQVRAGSTVRVQAPAGEFDAVVTGVAADASEESGATIIRARPTGGGLPPAGSAVSGVVVTDQSAGGLTVPSDAVQTVEGSNVVFVRTATGFRAAPVLVGRQAGDRTEILSGLTGTERIAGTNAFLLKAELAKGEAEHGH, via the coding sequence ATGGCCGGGGTCGCCGCCGTCGTCGTGATTGGCGGTGCGGGCCTCTACGCCATGTCACGCTCGCCGGCCGAAGCACCGGACGCGTCAGCCGAAGGAGAACATGCCGAAGGTGAAGAAGGTCATGCCGAGGAAGGCGCGGCCGAGGAAGGCGTCGTCCTCCTGACCGAGGCGCAGATCGCCGCCGCGAACATCTCGGTCGTCGCGGTCACGGGCGGCGGCGGAAGCGAGACCCGTCTTTCCGGGCGCGTCGAGCCGATGGTGGACGCGCGCGCGGCCGTCGCCGCAAGCGTAGGCGGGCGCGTCGAAAGAGTTCTGGTAGCACCTGGGCAGTCGGTTCGCGCGGGTCAGCCCTTGGCGGTGCTGGTCAGCGGCGATGCCGCTGCCCTGCGCGCCGAGGCGGACGCCGCGAACGCGTCGGCGGATGCTGCTCGCCGCGCTTATGAGCGTGACCGTAACTTGGAAGAAGCTGGCGTCGTTGCGCGTCAGGAAGTCGAGACATCGCGGGCTCAGTCGCTGAGTTCGGACGCCGCCGCACGCGCGGCGCGAGCGCGGGTCTCGGCCGCCGGCTCTCCCAATGCCTCGGGTCGACTCAGCGTCGTCAGCCCCATCAGCGGGGTTGTAACCAGCGTTCAAGTCGGGCCGGGCGGCTTCGCCGCCCAGGGCGGGGTGATCGCCGAGGTCACCAACCCGGCGCGGGTCGAGATCATCTTCGCGGCGCCTCCCGCGCTCGCGGCCCAGGTTCGCGCGGGTTCGACCGTGCGCGTGCAGGCACCGGCGGGCGAGTTCGACGCCGTCGTCACTGGCGTCGCCGCCGATGCAAGCGAAGAAAGCGGTGCAACGATCATACGCGCCCGGCCGACCGGAGGGGGATTGCCGCCCGCAGGATCGGCCGTCTCCGGCGTTGTGGTCACGGACCAGTCCGCCGGCGGCCTCACGGTCCCGTCCGACGCCGTCCAAACCGTAGAGGGTTCGAACGTGGTGTTTGTGCGCACCGCGACGGGTTTTCGCGCCGCCCCCGTCCTGGTCGGCCGGCAAGCCGGCGATCGAACCGAAATCCTGAGCGGCCTGACCGGGACCGAGCGCATCGCCGGAACCAACGCCTTCCTCCTGAAAGCCGAACTCGCCAAGGGCGAGGCCGAGCACGGCCACTAG